A stretch of the Sinorhizobium alkalisoli genome encodes the following:
- a CDS encoding DUF1173 domain-containing protein: MRKFVIGDRVLDERDRELQTLLPHAYDQRLRPMCMCTVSPVPMYIARMDDQYLIKRMPLSGRDHDPACPSYEPPYELSGLGPLIGTAIQIDASGKAGLKLDFSLTKRGPRSAPTAPTEPSEPGIRSEPKKLSLKAMLHYLWEAGELTEWRSTWAGRRGWGRVRTSLINAASQMTTRGVPLSDMLYVPELFQPEDKDGIAARRAAALKAVQATGSGPRKLMIIVAEVKEFSPAREGQRIVVRHMPFPLMIEDGAWRRLAARYETELELWRSNEAFHLIVIATFGISTAGIASVEEVALMVVNEHWLPFEDIHELRLLEKLGHLKRKSVKGLRFNLPRDAPIVSVTLPEQKPAPIAMFIVPASAGVEYEHALTGMIDTRPEIAPWIWRVAEGEMPKLP; this comes from the coding sequence ATGCGCAAGTTTGTGATCGGCGACCGAGTGCTGGATGAGCGCGACCGGGAACTCCAGACGCTGCTTCCGCACGCTTACGACCAGCGGCTTCGACCGATGTGCATGTGCACGGTGTCACCGGTTCCGATGTATATCGCACGGATGGACGACCAGTATCTCATCAAACGCATGCCGTTGTCTGGACGTGACCACGATCCTGCCTGCCCCTCCTATGAGCCGCCCTACGAGCTCTCCGGTCTCGGTCCCCTGATCGGCACCGCGATCCAGATCGACGCCAGCGGCAAGGCCGGCCTGAAGCTCGATTTTTCCTTGACGAAACGCGGGCCACGCTCGGCGCCGACCGCACCGACAGAGCCATCGGAGCCAGGCATTCGCAGCGAGCCCAAAAAACTGTCACTCAAGGCGATGCTGCATTATCTGTGGGAGGCGGGCGAACTGACGGAATGGCGCTCTACCTGGGCCGGCCGTCGCGGCTGGGGCCGGGTGCGCACCAGCCTTATCAATGCCGCCTCGCAGATGACTACAAGGGGCGTTCCCCTGAGCGATATGCTCTACGTGCCGGAGCTGTTCCAGCCGGAGGACAAGGACGGAATCGCCGCTCGGCGCGCCGCGGCGCTCAAGGCTGTGCAAGCGACGGGTTCGGGACCGCGCAAGCTGATGATCATCGTGGCCGAGGTGAAGGAGTTTTCCCCGGCGCGCGAGGGACAGAGGATCGTCGTGCGGCACATGCCCTTCCCTCTGATGATCGAGGACGGCGCATGGCGACGGCTTGCAGCCCGCTATGAGACCGAACTCGAACTGTGGCGATCGAACGAGGCGTTCCATCTGATCGTGATCGCCACCTTCGGCATCTCGACCGCCGGCATCGCGTCGGTCGAAGAGGTCGCCCTGATGGTGGTCAACGAGCACTGGCTGCCATTCGAGGACATCCACGAATTGCGATTGCTGGAAAAGCTCGGACATCTCAAGCGAAAGAGCGTCAAGGGGCTGCGCTTCAACCTGCCGCGCGATGCGCCGATCGTGTCGGTGACATTGCCGGAGCAGAAGCCCGCCCCCATCGCAATGTTCATCGTGCCGGCGAGCGCCGGAGTTGAATACGAGCACGCACTCACCGGTATGATCGACACTAGACCGGAGATCGCACCCTGGATCTGGCGGGTGGCCGAGGGCGAAATGCCGAAACTCCCCTGA
- a CDS encoding DUF7146 domain-containing protein gives MLSASDLADRLAHHAEAVCRHYLSAGRRAGNYWIVGDVANNNGRSLYVRLTGPRAGRWADSATGQYGDLLDLVRETCGLVDFRDVADEARHFLTLSQPDPVSCRRGGAGDHPPVDRPAAERARRLLRMTQPLAGTLADSYLRQRAVLRGSLHPALRFHPSCYYRDLVTGWTASFPALIAAVTDGFGAVTAVHRTYLDLDGVGKAKVDTPRRALGDLLGNAVRFHFPGNAPVPVMAAGEGIESILSLSHVMPGMPMVSALTANHLTAFRLPAGCLRLYIAADADAAGRHGIEGLSRRAQALGILPLVLAPELGDFNEDLRRLGPDRLTASLRVQLVPEDKQAFLPSVNRP, from the coding sequence ATGCTCTCCGCCTCGGATCTGGCGGATCGTCTCGCACATCATGCCGAGGCGGTCTGCCGACATTACCTGTCCGCCGGCCGGCGAGCCGGCAATTACTGGATTGTTGGCGACGTCGCCAACAACAACGGCCGCTCGCTCTATGTGCGTCTGACCGGCCCGCGCGCCGGCCGCTGGGCAGACAGCGCGACCGGCCAATATGGCGACCTGCTCGATCTGGTGCGCGAAACCTGCGGGCTTGTCGATTTTCGCGATGTCGCCGATGAGGCGCGACACTTCCTCACGCTTTCGCAACCCGACCCGGTGTCGTGCCGCAGGGGCGGTGCCGGCGACCATCCGCCGGTTGATAGGCCGGCTGCGGAGCGCGCGAGACGATTACTTCGTATGACACAGCCCCTCGCGGGAACGCTTGCCGACAGTTATCTGCGCCAGCGCGCCGTCCTGCGAGGGTCCCTGCACCCGGCCCTGCGTTTCCACCCGTCCTGCTATTACCGGGATCTTGTGACCGGCTGGACGGCGAGCTTTCCGGCGCTGATCGCCGCCGTGACTGATGGGTTCGGCGCGGTCACCGCCGTCCATCGTACCTACCTTGATCTGGACGGCGTCGGCAAGGCGAAGGTCGATACCCCCCGCCGTGCCCTTGGCGACCTGCTCGGCAATGCCGTCCGCTTCCACTTTCCCGGTAATGCGCCCGTGCCGGTGATGGCCGCCGGCGAGGGGATCGAGAGCATTCTGTCGCTGTCGCACGTGATGCCAGGCATGCCGATGGTCTCGGCGCTGACGGCCAATCACCTCACCGCCTTCCGCCTTCCGGCCGGATGCCTGCGCCTCTACATCGCCGCTGACGCCGACGCCGCCGGCAGGCATGGCATCGAGGGATTGAGCCGCCGCGCGCAGGCGCTCGGGATCCTGCCGCTCGTGCTCGCCCCGGAACTAGGCGATTTCAATGAGGACCTGCGCCGGCTCGGCCCCGACCGGCTCACCGCCAGCCTCCGGGTGCAACTCGTGCCAGAAGACAAGCAGGCCTTCCTGCCTTCCGTGAACCGGCCGTGA
- a CDS encoding ParB/RepB/Spo0J family partition protein, which yields MAKAIQKITLDRSEDIPFDKLELSQKNVRNIKAGVSIEDLASDIALRGLLMSLNVRPIIGENDEESGRYEVPAGGRRYRALELLIKQKRMAKTEPIPCIVKRGGATSVEDDSLAENVHRLQLHPLDQFRAFQTLHLQGLGEEEIAARYFVSVSTVRQRLRLASVSPRLLELYANDEMKLEQVMAFSITNDHVRQEQVWDTVSRSTVQEPYYIRRLLTESAVRAADRRAVYVRLETYEAAGGVVMRDLFDEDQGGWLQDPALLEQLVFEKLKTDAEQLQAGEGWKWVDAAIDFPYGHTSGLRRFYGERAEFTEEELARHDAVKAEYDKLDAEYAEAADYCEETETRLEELGNELDRLNDRTYVFDRDEVARGGAFISLGASGELKIERGFVRPEDEPVVETEETDADGHDGEGDDADAASTAGGVSINGKPVAVEPPEEDDDRIRPLSDRVIEDLTAARTVALRNALANDPVMAFVAVLHIFVLKTYFAYGYGSDSCLEVTLQSAKFTQTQGLGDTAWAKEIEQRHEAWGHDLPKNASEVWDYLIALDEVSQEALFAHCVSLSLNAVVQPWNRRPAAIVHAEQVARSIGFDMVGAGWSPTVDNYLGRVTKAHILQAVREAKGEQAAQLIDHLKKQDMAREAARLLEGSGWLPEPLRLVVDEAPAEDGNNGADEVIEDNPTEGAGVDPPAFLTEGAEGADTAPEDSDHEEHRQLDAAE from the coding sequence ATGGCAAAGGCCATTCAGAAAATCACCCTCGACCGGTCGGAAGATATTCCCTTCGACAAGCTCGAACTCTCGCAGAAGAACGTGCGCAACATCAAGGCGGGCGTTTCCATCGAGGATCTCGCCAGCGATATCGCCCTGCGTGGGCTCCTCATGAGCCTGAACGTCCGGCCGATCATCGGCGAGAATGATGAGGAAAGCGGTCGGTACGAGGTCCCCGCCGGCGGCCGCCGCTACCGTGCGCTCGAACTGCTGATCAAGCAAAAGCGCATGGCGAAGACGGAACCGATCCCCTGCATCGTCAAGCGCGGCGGCGCGACCTCGGTCGAAGACGATTCGCTTGCCGAAAACGTCCATCGCCTCCAGCTCCACCCGCTCGACCAATTCCGGGCGTTCCAGACCCTGCACCTCCAGGGCCTTGGCGAGGAGGAAATCGCTGCCCGCTATTTCGTCTCGGTCTCGACGGTGCGCCAGCGCCTGCGGCTCGCTTCGGTCTCGCCGCGGCTGCTCGAGCTCTATGCGAACGACGAGATGAAACTCGAGCAGGTGATGGCTTTCTCGATCACCAACGACCATGTTCGCCAGGAGCAGGTCTGGGATACGGTGTCGCGGTCAACTGTCCAGGAACCGTATTACATCCGCCGGCTGCTCACCGAATCCGCGGTGCGCGCCGCCGACCGCCGCGCTGTCTATGTCCGTCTCGAAACCTACGAGGCTGCCGGTGGCGTCGTCATGCGCGACCTCTTCGATGAGGACCAGGGAGGATGGCTCCAGGATCCGGCACTGCTCGAGCAGCTCGTGTTCGAGAAGCTGAAGACCGACGCCGAACAATTGCAGGCCGGAGAGGGCTGGAAGTGGGTTGATGCTGCAATCGACTTTCCCTACGGCCACACGTCGGGCCTGCGCCGGTTCTACGGTGAGCGGGCGGAATTCACCGAAGAAGAACTCGCTCGCCATGATGCAGTGAAGGCGGAGTACGACAAGCTCGACGCGGAATATGCTGAAGCGGCAGACTATTGCGAGGAAACGGAAACCCGCCTGGAGGAACTCGGCAACGAGCTCGATCGGCTGAACGACCGTACCTATGTCTTCGACAGGGACGAGGTCGCACGCGGTGGTGCCTTCATCTCGCTCGGCGCCAGCGGCGAGCTGAAGATCGAACGCGGCTTTGTTAGGCCCGAGGACGAGCCTGTCGTCGAGACCGAAGAAACTGACGCGGATGGTCACGATGGCGAGGGCGATGATGCGGACGCGGCTTCCACGGCCGGCGGAGTGTCGATCAACGGCAAGCCGGTCGCCGTCGAGCCGCCGGAGGAGGACGATGACAGGATTCGTCCGCTGTCCGACCGCGTCATCGAAGACCTGACGGCGGCGCGCACCGTGGCGCTCCGCAACGCCCTCGCCAACGATCCGGTCATGGCCTTCGTTGCCGTCCTGCATATCTTCGTCCTGAAGACGTACTTCGCCTACGGCTACGGCTCGGACTCCTGCCTGGAGGTCACGCTTCAGAGTGCGAAGTTCACTCAGACGCAGGGACTGGGCGATACGGCCTGGGCGAAGGAGATCGAGCAGCGCCATGAGGCGTGGGGCCACGATCTTCCGAAGAATGCCAGCGAGGTCTGGGACTATCTGATCGCGCTCGATGAGGTCAGCCAGGAGGCGTTGTTCGCACATTGCGTCTCGCTGTCCCTCAATGCCGTCGTCCAGCCGTGGAACCGGCGGCCTGCGGCGATTGTGCATGCCGAGCAGGTCGCCCGCTCGATCGGCTTCGACATGGTCGGGGCCGGCTGGTCGCCAACGGTCGACAACTACCTCGGTCGCGTCACGAAGGCCCATATCCTGCAGGCGGTACGCGAAGCAAAGGGCGAGCAGGCGGCGCAGCTCATCGATCACCTGAAGAAACAGGACATGGCGCGCGAAGCCGCCCGGCTGCTGGAAGGCAGCGGATGGCTCCCCGAGCCGCTGCGGCTCGTGGTCGATGAAGCTCCAGCCGAGGACGGCAACAACGGCGCGGATGAGGTCATCGAGGACAACCCGACCGAAGGCGCCGGCGTCGACCCACCGGCATTCCTGACCGAGGGCGCCGAAGGCGCTGACACGGCTCCCGAGGATTCCGATCACGAAGAGCATCGCCAGCTCGACGCTGCGGAGTGA
- a CDS encoding DUF1778 domain-containing protein has translation MATTTPRKETPVSMRFRDDDLTIIDRGAELLGLSRTEFMRRAALHEAQAAILNETVIRLSPDAYDAFIQAISAPPASPPPKAAERLRRSAPWER, from the coding sequence ATGGCCACGACAACGCCCAGGAAGGAAACACCCGTCTCGATGCGGTTCCGTGACGATGATCTGACGATCATCGATCGTGGCGCGGAGTTGCTCGGCCTGTCGCGCACGGAGTTCATGCGCCGTGCGGCATTGCATGAGGCCCAGGCGGCGATCCTCAACGAAACCGTCATCCGCCTCTCGCCCGACGCCTATGACGCCTTCATCCAGGCGATCTCCGCCCCGCCGGCTTCTCCGCCGCCGAAGGCGGCCGAGCGGCTGCGCCGGTCAGCGCCCTGGGAGCGCTAG
- a CDS encoding DUF932 domain-containing protein, with protein MNTMVSSSRSVSGGFKVDMSRGERIGRVSSEWFSRPDDERFLSLSDLHRAVSARTERARVRTVESAEIRVEATRDNAESISLIVPGERQPLAPTHWSYGQLCSLVGAPASYMRQLPAPLAAINLQHGLLNNRSELVKTLEMDDGHVELRAVTSPEYGRIWDHELIAAIMNIAGNGTGDSIWKVPGVLDWSTMTHNPFVDITKATTTLYASDRDVFVFLVDDTHPIEAGRLPNGEPDLYFRGFYAWNSEVGSKTLGIASFYLRAVCANRNLWGTENFEEITIRHSKFAAQRFAHEAAPALANFANSSPAPFIAGIRAARERVVARNDEDRSDFLRKRGFSKAETGKIIETVLSEEGRPPESIFDFVQGITALARGKAHQDTRLELEGKARKLLKSAA; from the coding sequence ATGAACACTATGGTTTCCAGTTCCCGGTCCGTATCCGGCGGCTTCAAGGTCGACATGTCGCGCGGCGAGCGCATTGGCCGCGTCTCATCCGAGTGGTTCTCGCGCCCCGACGACGAGCGCTTCCTGTCGCTCTCCGACCTTCATCGCGCGGTCAGCGCCCGAACCGAGCGCGCCCGGGTTCGAACGGTCGAAAGCGCGGAGATCCGCGTGGAAGCGACCCGCGACAATGCCGAGAGCATCTCCCTCATCGTCCCAGGCGAACGTCAGCCGCTGGCGCCCACGCACTGGAGCTACGGGCAGCTTTGCAGCCTGGTCGGTGCGCCGGCAAGCTATATGCGCCAGTTGCCCGCGCCGCTCGCCGCCATCAACCTCCAGCACGGCCTCCTCAACAACCGCTCAGAACTGGTGAAAACATTGGAGATGGATGACGGCCACGTCGAACTGCGGGCAGTGACCAGCCCCGAATACGGCCGCATTTGGGACCATGAACTGATCGCGGCCATCATGAACATCGCCGGCAACGGCACCGGGGATTCGATCTGGAAGGTGCCCGGTGTCCTCGACTGGTCGACGATGACCCACAATCCCTTCGTCGACATCACCAAGGCCACGACGACGCTCTATGCCAGCGACCGCGATGTCTTCGTCTTCCTGGTCGACGACACGCACCCGATCGAGGCCGGTCGCCTGCCGAACGGCGAACCGGATCTCTACTTCCGCGGATTTTATGCGTGGAACTCCGAAGTCGGTTCGAAAACGCTTGGGATTGCAAGCTTTTACCTGCGCGCTGTCTGTGCCAACAGGAATCTATGGGGCACCGAAAATTTCGAGGAAATCACCATCCGGCACTCGAAGTTCGCGGCGCAGCGCTTTGCCCACGAGGCAGCACCCGCGCTGGCGAATTTCGCCAATTCCTCGCCGGCGCCCTTCATCGCCGGCATACGCGCGGCGCGCGAACGGGTCGTTGCGCGCAACGACGAGGACCGCTCGGATTTCCTGCGCAAGCGCGGCTTCTCGAAGGCCGAGACCGGCAAGATCATCGAAACGGTGCTTTCCGAAGAAGGACGTCCGCCGGAATCCATCTTCGATTTCGTCCAGGGCATCACGGCGCTCGCCCGCGGAAAGGCCCACCAGGACACACGGCTGGAACTCGAAGGCAAGGCACGAAAGCTGCTCAAAAGCGCCGCCTGA
- a CDS encoding transposase — protein MADESNAGPVAGAVSAEAEVKAPTAEKRRSPRPRKAASGPEQSKPAAKRRGYTEQEKSEKLKAIAAQVTGGSTLKDAIKTAGISEQTYYHWKGAAKPVEQKDTKSTKPLPAGDDLADLVQLEEENQRLRKLLAEKLRAENADLRKRLGLD, from the coding sequence ATGGCTGACGAGAGTAATGCGGGACCAGTAGCCGGGGCTGTATCGGCGGAAGCAGAAGTGAAAGCACCAACGGCTGAGAAGCGGCGGTCGCCACGACCTCGGAAGGCGGCTTCCGGACCGGAACAATCAAAGCCGGCCGCTAAACGCAGGGGGTATACCGAGCAAGAGAAGAGCGAGAAGCTCAAGGCGATCGCGGCGCAGGTCACCGGAGGCAGCACTCTCAAGGATGCTATCAAGACCGCCGGCATATCAGAGCAAACCTACTACCATTGGAAAGGTGCTGCGAAACCTGTCGAGCAGAAGGACACGAAGAGCACCAAACCCCTACCGGCCGGCGATGACTTGGCAGATCTTGTCCAGCTCGAAGAGGAAAATCAGAGGCTCCGCAAGCTGCTGGCGGAAAAGCTGAGAGCTGAAAATGCCGACCTGCGCAAGAGGCTCGGTCTGGACTAA
- a CDS encoding enoyl ACP reductase FabMG family protein, which produces MEKPVALTRIAENSVFRKGDVFVLFGELFGRGYATGLLAEARRAGMDIVGITVGRRDENNALRPLDAEELSAAEDRLGGRIINIPLMAGFDLDAPTGGPTPTDLLATMTLESWEHDKLDWDYIEQCREIATSRFTASLSQVMAVLDGMIADGRNVFFAHTMAGGIPKAKVFLVVANRIYKGRGHRHMSSQALLDSDMGKLILQNFDEVSAITFRHLIDFSAAIRERVEASGAQVRYTAYGYHGTAVLIDGSYRWQTYTNYTQGYAKMRLECIAQESWAAGVKATVYNCPEIRTNSSDVFTGIELPLIPLLLALKKENGGQWAEDQWQACQELLADGYTMKDVFQKITDMQANKVMRPFYDFSAWPMANSQAQADLTIGTSNEITLMHRDSKAMISDLLSALVVEATGQLIFGASSDPSGPVQWLNHDIVARRLNASHLQRKSPAPLIAKGAKDSQLELA; this is translated from the coding sequence ATGGAAAAACCGGTCGCATTGACTCGCATCGCCGAAAACAGCGTCTTTCGTAAAGGTGATGTTTTCGTCCTCTTCGGCGAACTATTCGGTCGCGGATATGCGACTGGTTTGCTCGCCGAGGCCCGGCGGGCTGGAATGGACATCGTGGGCATCACGGTTGGGCGGCGCGACGAGAACAACGCACTGCGGCCTCTGGACGCCGAGGAACTCTCTGCCGCCGAGGACCGCCTGGGCGGCAGGATTATCAACATACCTCTTATGGCTGGCTTCGATCTCGACGCTCCGACAGGAGGCCCCACTCCGACGGATCTCCTCGCAACGATGACGCTGGAGAGCTGGGAACATGACAAGCTCGACTGGGACTACATTGAGCAGTGCCGGGAGATCGCCACCTCACGGTTCACGGCTTCGCTTTCACAGGTCATGGCCGTTCTCGACGGAATGATTGCCGACGGCCGCAATGTCTTCTTCGCCCATACAATGGCCGGAGGCATCCCGAAAGCGAAGGTATTCCTGGTTGTTGCCAATCGTATCTACAAGGGACGCGGTCACCGCCACATGTCTTCGCAAGCGCTGCTCGATAGCGATATGGGCAAGCTCATCTTGCAGAATTTCGATGAAGTCTCCGCAATCACCTTTCGACATCTTATCGACTTCAGCGCGGCGATCCGTGAGCGCGTAGAGGCTTCGGGTGCTCAGGTGCGGTACACGGCCTACGGTTACCATGGAACAGCAGTCCTGATTGACGGGAGCTATCGTTGGCAGACCTACACGAACTACACCCAAGGTTACGCCAAAATGCGGCTCGAATGCATCGCGCAAGAATCCTGGGCAGCGGGTGTCAAGGCAACCGTCTATAACTGTCCCGAAATCCGAACCAATTCGTCCGACGTATTTACGGGTATCGAACTTCCCCTGATACCGCTGCTGCTCGCCTTGAAGAAAGAGAACGGTGGCCAATGGGCAGAGGACCAATGGCAGGCATGCCAGGAGCTTCTGGCAGACGGCTACACGATGAAGGATGTGTTCCAAAAAATTACCGATATGCAGGCCAACAAGGTCATGCGTCCGTTTTACGACTTCTCGGCGTGGCCCATGGCAAACAGCCAAGCACAGGCCGATCTGACCATCGGCACGTCCAACGAGATCACGCTGATGCATCGGGACAGCAAGGCGATGATCAGCGACCTCCTGAGTGCTCTCGTGGTGGAGGCGACCGGGCAGCTAATTTTTGGCGCGTCCTCAGATCCCTCCGGGCCCGTCCAGTGGCTCAACCACGATATCGTGGCGCGCCGACTGAACGCTTCCCACCTACAAAGGAAGTCTCCCGCGCCGTTGATCGCAAAAGGGGCGAAAGACTCTCAACTTGAGTTGGCCTGA
- a CDS encoding 3'-5' exonuclease has translation MASQLDMFASPPEPGDDVVVKLRGPLKLRRQTQLDDEGMARLLEESGSYRVLRKLIGRQIVDIPRPGFPRIGVIVDTETTGLDHTKDEIIEIGAVAFTFDDDGHIGDVTGVFGGLQQPTVPIPPEITRLTGITDEMVAGQMIDVGSLRALLDPADLVIAHNAGFDRPFCEAFSSMFSGKAWACSVREVDWAARGFEGTKLGYLIGQSGYFHDGHRAAEDCFALLEVLAGADGVTGPSAFAELLKSSQRSRVRIFAEHSPFDMKDHLKARGYRWSDGSDGRPKSWWIEIDEEQLAAELAFLRSEIYRWEEADPPVKRLTAFDRYKA, from the coding sequence ATGGCATCTCAGCTGGATATGTTTGCCTCGCCGCCTGAGCCAGGGGATGACGTGGTCGTAAAGCTGCGAGGACCCTTGAAGCTGCGGCGGCAGACGCAACTCGATGACGAGGGTATGGCCCGGCTTTTGGAGGAGAGCGGCAGCTATCGCGTGCTGCGCAAGCTTATCGGCCGTCAGATTGTCGATATACCGCGGCCGGGATTTCCTCGCATTGGAGTGATCGTCGACACCGAGACGACGGGCCTCGACCACACGAAGGACGAAATCATCGAAATTGGGGCAGTCGCGTTCACGTTTGACGACGATGGCCATATCGGCGACGTCACGGGAGTTTTCGGCGGCCTGCAGCAGCCAACCGTCCCAATACCCCCTGAAATCACCCGCCTGACCGGAATCACCGACGAGATGGTTGCGGGACAGATGATCGATGTCGGGTCGCTTCGGGCGTTGCTCGACCCGGCCGACCTGGTGATCGCCCACAATGCCGGCTTTGATCGTCCGTTCTGCGAGGCGTTCTCAAGCATGTTTTCCGGAAAGGCATGGGCCTGTTCCGTCAGGGAAGTCGATTGGGCGGCGCGTGGTTTCGAGGGCACGAAGCTCGGCTATCTGATTGGCCAAAGTGGCTATTTCCACGATGGCCATCGCGCCGCCGAGGACTGTTTTGCTCTGCTCGAGGTGCTAGCCGGCGCCGACGGGGTGACGGGCCCAAGCGCTTTTGCGGAACTTCTCAAGTCAAGTCAGCGCTCGCGCGTGCGCATCTTCGCCGAGCACAGCCCCTTCGACATGAAAGATCATCTGAAGGCTCGGGGATACCGCTGGTCGGATGGCAGCGACGGCCGCCCGAAATCCTGGTGGATTGAAATCGACGAGGAGCAGCTCGCCGCGGAGCTCGCTTTCCTGAGGTCAGAGATCTACCGGTGGGAAGAGGCCGATCCACCGGTCAAGAGGCTGACGGCGTTTGATCGGTACAAGGCTTGA
- a CDS encoding DUF2493 domain-containing protein, producing the protein MNLTLPLDDAFEPHHASSPTDRFIYEIQIYGHRPFQDEPDPRPLPEEPVVQSALTAVFDAMFEMLGDTRLEPDLEDLLWSTVNLFHRAGERIQRELQRNEDAQRAGQREQDGSEVKSVELERHIAEGITLLERRNAFEFMRDYAADLFEAQTGSAWRPRTGSKVSHANMTAAMIESRDFLSARRRAETEVLIPGGTKIAFGGGIDYNDHERIWAKLDQALAKYPDMVLLHGGSPKGAERIAACWAEARKVTQIAFKPNWTKHAKAAPFRRNDDMLSVMPAGVVIFPGSGITGNLADKARRFGIPVWQVSGDGA; encoded by the coding sequence ATGAACCTTACCCTTCCCCTCGACGACGCCTTCGAACCCCACCATGCGTCTTCCCCGACCGACCGCTTCATCTACGAGATCCAGATCTACGGCCATCGCCCCTTCCAGGACGAGCCGGACCCGAGGCCGCTGCCCGAAGAGCCGGTTGTCCAGTCGGCGCTGACTGCAGTCTTCGACGCCATGTTCGAGATGCTTGGCGACACGCGGCTGGAGCCCGATCTCGAAGACCTGCTCTGGTCGACGGTCAACCTCTTCCACCGTGCCGGCGAGCGCATCCAGCGGGAGCTTCAGCGCAATGAGGACGCGCAGCGCGCCGGCCAGCGCGAGCAGGACGGCAGCGAAGTGAAGAGCGTCGAGTTGGAGCGCCACATCGCCGAGGGCATCACGCTTCTGGAGCGCCGCAACGCCTTCGAGTTCATGCGCGACTATGCGGCCGATCTCTTCGAAGCCCAGACCGGCTCGGCATGGCGGCCGCGCACCGGCTCGAAGGTCAGCCACGCCAACATGACCGCAGCTATGATCGAGTCCAGAGACTTCCTCTCCGCGCGCCGCCGCGCCGAGACCGAAGTGCTGATCCCCGGCGGCACGAAGATCGCCTTCGGCGGCGGCATCGACTACAACGATCACGAACGGATCTGGGCGAAGCTCGACCAGGCCCTTGCCAAATATCCCGACATGGTGCTGCTGCATGGCGGCTCGCCGAAGGGGGCCGAACGCATCGCCGCCTGCTGGGCGGAAGCGCGCAAGGTGACGCAGATCGCCTTCAAGCCGAACTGGACCAAGCACGCCAAGGCCGCGCCCTTCCGACGCAATGACGACATGCTGTCGGTCATGCCAGCCGGCGTCGTCATTTTCCCTGGCTCCGGCATCACCGGCAATCTCGCCGACAAGGCGCGTCGCTTTGGTATCCCGGTCTGGCAGGTTTCAGGAGACGGAGCGTGA
- a CDS encoding DUF3846 domain-containing protein — MRTAKTYLVEPLIGTIRIVSIPAENRLGVIRSLIECDLIDMVRIDERHAIVVDDSGLSETLPCVAELEGYASPLAGNLLITGTDDNGETIDVETEIDEIAARLTIVRPVLHPVFETLSGPLIFGSRLAAMEVRIERNSPKVVSENSN, encoded by the coding sequence ATGAGAACCGCCAAGACCTATCTCGTAGAACCGCTGATCGGCACGATCCGCATCGTATCGATACCCGCCGAAAACCGGTTGGGCGTCATCCGCAGCCTGATCGAATGCGACCTTATCGACATGGTCCGTATCGACGAACGCCACGCCATCGTCGTCGACGATAGCGGTCTCAGCGAAACCCTGCCCTGCGTGGCGGAACTTGAGGGCTATGCGTCTCCGCTGGCCGGCAATCTCCTGATCACCGGTACGGACGACAACGGCGAGACCATCGATGTCGAAACCGAGATCGACGAGATTGCCGCCCGTCTTACCATCGTCAGGCCGGTGCTGCATCCGGTCTTCGAAACACTGAGCGGCCCGCTTATCTTCGGCTCGCGGCTGGCCGCCATGGAGGTGAGAATCGAGCGCAACTCGCCCAAGGTCGTCAGCGAAAACAGCAACTGA
- a CDS encoding GNAT family N-acetyltransferase: MALSGVELLDDTHRLDAFDCGKPALNAWLSGFARANQARDFTRVLVVHDDGTVVGYYGLAPSVIQPNSAPRAIRTGRPPDPIPCLLIGQLAVDQRYAGQGIGSGLVKDALRRCVAGAEIVGGRAVVVRAIDAEAERYWPGWGFIASRGNPSVLMRSIQDVRLWLADTTH, from the coding sequence GTGGCGCTTTCAGGTGTCGAACTCCTTGACGACACGCATCGGCTCGACGCTTTCGACTGCGGCAAGCCGGCCCTCAATGCGTGGCTGAGCGGCTTTGCCCGGGCCAATCAGGCGCGCGACTTCACCCGTGTTCTCGTCGTTCACGACGATGGCACCGTCGTCGGCTATTACGGGCTCGCCCCAAGCGTGATCCAGCCAAACAGCGCGCCGCGCGCAATCCGCACCGGGCGCCCCCCAGACCCCATTCCCTGCCTCCTCATCGGGCAGCTTGCCGTCGATCAACGCTATGCCGGACAAGGCATCGGCAGCGGACTGGTCAAGGATGCGCTACGCCGCTGCGTCGCCGGAGCCGAGATCGTCGGCGGCCGCGCCGTCGTCGTCCGGGCGATCGACGCCGAAGCCGAACGCTACTGGCCGGGCTGGGGCTTCATCGCCTCGCGGGGCAATCCATCGGTCCTCATGCGCTCCATTCAGGACGTCCGCCTCTGGCTGGCGGACACGACGCACTAG